Proteins encoded by one window of Arachis hypogaea cultivar Tifrunner chromosome 1, arahy.Tifrunner.gnm2.J5K5, whole genome shotgun sequence:
- the LOC112789507 gene encoding beta-galactosidase 3: METSSVSKVVFAFCLALCLVTHLVHSTVTYDRKAILINGQRRILFSGSMHYPRSTPDMWEDLIEKAKEGGIDVIETYVFWNVHEPSPGNYNFEGRYDLVRFMKIIQKAGLYAHLRIGPYVCAEWNFGGFPVWLKYVPGISFRTDNEPFKRAMQGFTEKIVGMMKSEGLFESQGGPIILSQIENEYGAQSKLLGEAGRNYVNWAAKMAIQTGTGVPWVMCKEEDAPDPVINTCNGFYCDKFTPNRPYKPMIWTEAWSGWFTEFGGPIHKRPVQDLAFAVARFIIRGGSFVNYYMYHGGTNFGRTAGGPFITTSYDYDAPLDEYGLIRQPKYGHLKELHKAIKMCERALVSTDPIVTSLGASQQAHVYSTESGDCAAFLSNYDSKSSVRIMFNNMHYTLPPWSVSILPDCRNVAFNTAKVGVQTSQMQMLPTSTHMFSWESFDEDPSSLDDSGSTITAPALLDQLNVTRDASDYLWYMTSIDIGSSESFLHGGELPTLIVRSTGHAVHVFINGQLSGSAYGTREYRRITYTGKVNLRAGTNRIALLSVAIGLPNVGEHYESWNTGILGPVSLHGLDQGKWDLSWQKWTYQVGLKGEAMNLASPNGFSAVEWMQSAIVVQRNQPLTWHKTFFDAPEGDEPLALDMEGMGKGQIWINGQSIGRYWTTYANGNCSGCNYAGSFKPPKCQFGCGEPTQRWYHVPRSWLKPSQNLLVIFEELGGNPLRISLVKRSVSSVCADVPEFHPNIKNWHIESFGKSEEFHPPKIHLHCSPGQTISIIKFASFGTPLGTCGNYEQGACHSPSSYAILEKKCIGKQRCTVTVTNSNFGQDPCPKVMKRLSVEAVCAPTATNWRG, translated from the exons AAAGAAGAATCCTTTTCTCTGGCTCCATGCATTATCCTAGAAGTACCCCTGAT ATGTGGGAAGATCTAATTGAGAAGGCAAAAGAAGGAGGAATAGATGTGATTGAAACCTATGTGTTCTGGAATGTTCATGAGCCTTCCCCTGGCAAT TACAATTTTGAAGGAAGATATGATCTGGTGAGATTCATGAAGATAATACAGAAAGCTGGTCTCTACGCTCATCTTCGCATTGGACCTTATGTCTGTGCTGAATGGAACTTCGG AGGATTTCCTGTGTGGCTGAAGTATGTTCCTGGAATAAGCTTCAGAACAGACAATGAACCTTTCAAG AGGGCAATGCAAGGATTTACTGAGAAGATTGTTGGAATGATGAAGAGTGAGGGTCTGTTTGAATCCCAAGGTGGCCCTATCATACTATCTCAG ATTGAGAATGAGTATGGGGCCCAGAGTAAGTTACTTGGAGAAGCTGGCCGAAACTATGTTAATTGGGCTGCTAAAATGGCGATTCAGACGGGAACAGGAGTCCCATGGGTCATGTGCAAGGAAGAGGATGCACCAGATCCAGTG ATAAACACGTGCAATGGCTTCTATTGTGACAAGTTCACTCCCAATAGACCCTATAAGCCAATGATATGGACAGAGGCTTGGAGTGGCTG GTTTACGGAATTTGGAGGTCCAATTCACAAAAGACCCGTACAGGATTTGGCATTTGCGGTTGCTAGATTTATAATACGTGGAGGGTCCTTTGTAAACTACTACATG TATCACGGTGGAACCAATTTTGGACGAACAGCTGGTGGCCCTTTCATTACTACCAGCTATGACTATGATGCTCCACTAGATGAATATG GTTTGATTAGGCAACCCAAGTATGGTCATTTAAAAGAGCTTCATAAAGCTATCAAGATGTGTGAGCGAGCTTTGGTTTCAACTGATCCAATTGTTACTTCACTAGGAGCCTCTCAACAG GCTCATGTATACTCGACGGAATCCGGCGATTGCGCTGCTTTCCTCTCAAACTATGATTCAAAATCCTCAGTTAGAATCATGTTTAATAACATGCATTACACTTTGCCACCTTGGTCCGTTAGCATCCTCCCAGATTGTAGGAATGTTGCCTTCAATACAGCAAAA GTAGGAGTGCAAACATCTCAAATGCAAATGCTGCCAACTAGTACTCATATGTTCTCATGGGAGAGTTTCGATGAAGATCCGTCTTCTTTAGACGACAGCGGCTCTACAATCACTGCCCCGGCTCTCCTGGACCAGCTAAATGTAACCCGCGATGCGAGCGACTATCTTTGGTATATGACAAG CATTGATATAGGTTCGTCCGAATCGTTTCTACATGGAGGCGAACTCCCTACTCTTATCGTTCGGTCTACAGGACATGCTGTCCATGTTTTCATCAATGGTCAACTTTCTG GTTCTGCCTATGGAACAAGGGAGTATAGAAGAATCACATATACCGGCAAGGTAAATCTTCGTGCCGGAACAAACAGAATTGCTCTGCTCAGTGTTGCCATTGGACTTCCA AATGTTGGTGAACATTATGAGTCATGGAACACAGGAATCCTAGGTCCAGTTTCACTCCATGGACTTGACCAAGGAAAGTGGGACTTGTCATGGCAGAAATGGACTTATCAG GTTGGGCTGAAAGGAGAGGCCATGAATCTTGCATCTCCTAATGGTTTTTCTGCAGTCGAGTGGATGCAATCGGCGATAGTTGTACAAAGAAATCAGCCACTAACATGGCACAAG ACTTTTTTTGATGCTCCCGAAGGAGACGAACCGTTGGCATTGGATATGGAGGGCATGGGAAAAGGTCAAATATGGATTAATGGACAGAGCATTGGAAGATACTGGACCACATATGCTAATGGCAATTGTAGTGGCTGTAATTATGCTGGGTCATTTAAGCCTCCAAAGTGCCAATTTGGTTGTGGCGAACCAACCCAGAGATG GTACCATGTACCACGGTCATGGTTGAAGCCAAGTCAAAATCTACTGGTTATTTTTGAGGAGCTCGGAGGCAATCCTTTGAGAATCTCTCTTGTGAAGAGGTCAGTGAGCAGCGTCTGCGCCGACGTGCCGGAGTTTCATCCGAACATTAAGAATTGGCATATTGAGAGCTTTGGGAAATCAGAGGAGTTccacccaccaaagattcacttgCATTGCAGCCCTGGCCAGACCATCTCCATCATCAAATTTGCAAGCTTTGGAACTCCTCTAGGGACTTGTGGGAACTATGAGCAAGGAGCATGTCATTCCCCCTCATCCTACGCCATTTTAGAGAAG AAATGTATAGGAAAACAAAGATGCACGGTTACAGTTACAAACAGCAATTTTGGGCAAGACCCGTGCCCAAAGGTGATGAAGCGGTTATCAGTTGAAGCTGTTTGCGCTCCAACCGCCACAAATTGGAGAGGCTGA